Proteins encoded within one genomic window of Dehalococcoidia bacterium:
- the pstA gene encoding phosphate ABC transporter permease PstA, producing the protein MMIRGKSYNWRKWGNRIMLGLSATAAGLAILVVAMMLGYILVKGISFINLDFITSAAVPPGQEGGGMRNELIGTLILVGLGSLIAVPIGMMAGIFLSEFGSPIVQSAVRFASDILAGVPSIVVGVFAYAIIVRPMHSYSAFSAGVALAIIMIPVIARTTEESMRLVPGSMREAALALGITRWRAVVSVVIPGALAGIVTGIMLGVARIAGETAPLMFTAFGNSFGYDGLGNPIGALPLQIYRYAISPYENWKQQAWAGAFLLVMLVLIISIVVRWLSRKRSA; encoded by the coding sequence ATGATGATTCGGGGTAAGAGTTACAACTGGCGTAAGTGGGGTAACCGCATCATGCTTGGGTTAAGCGCTACGGCTGCCGGCCTGGCTATACTGGTAGTGGCGATGATGTTGGGGTATATTCTTGTGAAGGGGATTTCTTTTATTAATCTTGATTTTATTACCAGCGCCGCGGTGCCTCCCGGACAAGAAGGCGGCGGCATGCGCAACGAATTAATAGGCACGCTCATACTGGTGGGGTTGGGATCGTTAATCGCTGTCCCGATCGGGATGATGGCCGGTATTTTTCTATCCGAGTTCGGTAGTCCCATTGTCCAATCGGCGGTGCGCTTCGCCTCCGACATACTGGCCGGCGTTCCCTCTATTGTTGTAGGCGTATTCGCCTATGCCATCATTGTGCGTCCGATGCATTCCTATTCGGCCTTTTCGGCGGGGGTGGCGCTGGCTATCATTATGATACCGGTTATAGCGCGCACCACTGAAGAATCCATGCGTCTGGTACCGGGTTCAATGCGTGAAGCGGCGCTGGCACTGGGTATCACAAGGTGGCGAGCGGTGGTCTCGGTGGTCATCCCGGGGGCGCTGGCGGGCATCGTGACCGGAATAATGCTGGGAGTGGCTCGCATCGCGGGCGAGACCGCTCCACTAATGTTCACTGCATTTGGCAATTCCTTCGGATACGATGGGCTGGGGAATCCCATCGGGGCGCTGCCTTTACAGATTTACAGGTATGCTATCTCACCATATGAAAACTGGAAACAGCAGGCCTGGGCGGGAGCATTTTTACTGGTGATGCTCGTTTTAATAATAAGCATAGTGGTGCGCTGGCTGAGCAGAAAACGGAGTGCCTGA
- the pstB gene encoding phosphate ABC transporter ATP-binding protein encodes MNTILQPPVNENLESSFVSNHIIVAENLRAYYGSFLAVKDVNMGIHPRSITAIIGPSGCGKSTLIRCFNRMHEVVHGAKVTGKILLDGEDIYAPSVDAVNIRCRIGMVFQKPNPFPTMSIMENVVAGRKLTSLWSKRSEMEEIAERSLRQAALWDEVKDKLKQSGASLSGGQQQRLCIARALAVEPEVILMDEPCSALDPVATLKIEDLMRGLAKDFTIVIVTHNMQQAGRVSDMTAFMLMGDDRAGTLVEYGRTDQIFTNPKDKRTEDYITGRFG; translated from the coding sequence ATGAATACTATATTACAACCTCCGGTAAATGAAAATTTAGAATCGTCTTTTGTCAGCAACCACATTATCGTGGCAGAAAATCTGAGGGCCTATTACGGCTCCTTTTTGGCCGTGAAAGATGTTAATATGGGGATACACCCCAGGTCGATAACGGCCATTATCGGGCCGTCCGGCTGTGGCAAGTCTACGCTTATCCGCTGCTTCAACCGCATGCATGAAGTGGTGCACGGGGCTAAGGTAACCGGAAAGATACTGCTCGACGGTGAAGACATTTACGCGCCGTCCGTAGATGCTGTAAACATACGTTGCCGTATCGGGATGGTCTTTCAAAAACCCAACCCTTTCCCTACCATGTCGATAATGGAAAACGTGGTGGCCGGGCGCAAACTCACCAGCCTGTGGAGCAAGCGCTCAGAGATGGAAGAGATAGCCGAACGCAGCCTCAGGCAGGCAGCGTTATGGGACGAGGTCAAAGACAAGTTGAAGCAATCAGGGGCTTCGCTTTCAGGCGGGCAGCAGCAGAGGCTGTGCATCGCCCGTGCACTGGCGGTAGAACCTGAGGTTATTCTGATGGATGAGCCCTGCAGCGCTCTGGACCCGGTTGCAACCCTTAAAATTGAAGACCTGATGCGCGGCCTGGCGAAAGACTTTACAATTGTTATCGTTACACACAACATGCAGCAGGCCGGACGCGTTTCCGACATGACGGCCTTCATGCTGATGGGAGACGACAGGGCGGGGACTTTGGTGGAATACGGACGTACTGACCAGATATTCACCAACCCAAAAGATAAACGTACGGAAGACTACATCACCGGGCGATTCGGTTAG
- the phoU gene encoding phosphate transport system regulatory protein PhoU, with product MPRQDFDRHLQTLQEELLVLGSMVEEAISRSADALKNRDLALARQVVADDFNINQKRYDIEEMCIELIATQQPLARDLRIIIAVLNMIVDLERIGDHAGGNAKIAIMIGDEPPLKPYIDVPRMAEKTNEMLRAALDAFIKRDAEAARRVIAQDDVVDNLYDQVFRELLTYMAEDPKTINRATRLIWVAHNLERSADRVTNICERTIFVITGKVEEEGVSKY from the coding sequence ATGCCTAGACAGGATTTTGACCGACATTTACAAACGTTACAGGAAGAGTTGCTGGTCCTGGGGAGCATGGTGGAAGAGGCCATCAGCCGCTCGGCCGATGCTCTCAAGAACCGCGACCTGGCGCTGGCACGGCAGGTTGTTGCTGACGACTTCAACATCAACCAGAAGCGCTATGATATCGAGGAGATGTGCATCGAGCTTATCGCAACGCAGCAGCCGCTGGCGCGTGACCTGCGCATCATCATCGCGGTGCTCAACATGATAGTCGACCTGGAGCGTATTGGGGACCATGCGGGGGGTAATGCCAAGATAGCCATCATGATAGGCGACGAGCCGCCTTTGAAACCATACATAGATGTGCCGCGCATGGCTGAAAAGACCAACGAGATGCTGCGAGCGGCTCTCGATGCCTTTATCAAACGGGACGCCGAAGCCGCTCGTCGCGTCATAGCGCAGGACGACGTAGTGGACAACCTCTACGACCAGGTGTTCCGTGAACTTTTAACCTATATGGCAGAGGATCCGAAAACAATCAACCGGGCAACGCGGCTCATCTGGGTGGCGCATAATCTGGAACGTAGCGCCGACCGCGTAACCAATATCTGCGAGCGTACCATCTTCGTCATCACCGGGAAGGTAGAGGAAGAGGGCGTTTCGAAGTATTAG
- a CDS encoding arsenate reductase ArsC: protein MKTVLFVCVHNSSRSQMAEAFFNRLAGGKARAMSAGTQPSEAVNPVVARAMLEAGLDISRNKPKLLTSEMLDKADRVITMGCLDSASCPARLVTAEDWGLPDPEGKTLAEVIKIRDKIERRVAELLEGL from the coding sequence ATGAAAACCGTACTCTTCGTTTGTGTGCACAACTCTAGCCGCAGCCAGATGGCAGAAGCTTTTTTCAACCGGCTGGCGGGTGGTAAGGCCAGGGCTATGTCCGCCGGTACCCAGCCGTCAGAAGCAGTCAATCCCGTTGTAGCTAGAGCTATGCTTGAGGCTGGGCTGGATATAAGCCGCAACAAGCCTAAATTGCTTACATCCGAGATGCTGGATAAAGCCGATAGAGTGATAACTATGGGCTGCCTCGACTCAGCGTCCTGTCCTGCCCGTTTGGTGACTGCCGAGGACTGGGGGCTGCCGGACCCGGAAGGTAAGACCCTGGCCGAAGTTATCAAAATACGCGATAAAATCGAAAGAAGAGTCGCAGAGCTTTTGGAGGGGTTGTAA
- a CDS encoding LemA family protein — protein MLIGLWIVLGIIVLLLFFFIAIYNGLVGLRNQVKNAWSQIDVQLKRRYDLIPNLVETVKGYAKHEREVFENVTKARNMAQAATASNAAERGKLEGELSSVLARLLAVAEAYPDLKANQNFLSLQEELASTENKISFSRQFYNDSVLRYNNQTQMFPSNVVAGMAGFKAAEFFEVTVPEEKNAPKVSFT, from the coding sequence ATGCTTATCGGATTATGGATCGTTCTCGGTATCATCGTCCTGCTCTTGTTCTTCTTCATCGCTATCTACAATGGTCTGGTCGGCCTGCGCAACCAGGTCAAAAACGCCTGGTCGCAAATAGATGTTCAACTCAAACGCCGCTATGACCTCATCCCTAACCTGGTTGAAACGGTCAAGGGCTACGCTAAGCACGAGCGCGAGGTGTTCGAAAACGTCACCAAGGCTCGCAACATGGCCCAGGCGGCGACAGCATCTAACGCCGCCGAGCGCGGTAAACTCGAAGGAGAACTCAGCTCAGTCTTGGCCCGGCTGCTGGCAGTGGCCGAAGCCTATCCCGATCTCAAGGCCAACCAGAATTTCCTTTCTTTGCAGGAGGAGTTGGCCTCGACGGAAAACAAGATTAGCTTTTCACGCCAGTTCTACAACGATAGCGTACTGCGCTACAACAATCAGACCCAGATGTTCCCGTCCAACGTCGTGGCTGGCATGGCTGGATTCAAGGCCGCCGAATTCTTCGAAGTCACCGTGCCAGAGGAAAAGAACGCGCCCAAAGTAAGCTTCACCTAA
- a CDS encoding sigma-70 family RNA polymerase sigma factor, with protein sequence MQDEQELVRRAQQQDKEAFAELYEVYFDKIYRYIVLKIGDRTEAEDMTQQVFLKALKFLPSYKRRNVPFSAWLYRIAHNQVVDYYRKSSRQKSCELTEAITPDDPNENPQQQTELKVDIEHLVKATRKLTKAQQEVIALRFSSDLPVAEVARLMGKSEGAVKALQHSAVAALRKILVVTEDYD encoded by the coding sequence GTGCAAGACGAACAGGAACTGGTACGAAGAGCACAACAACAGGATAAAGAAGCTTTCGCTGAGCTATATGAGGTCTATTTCGACAAGATTTATCGATATATAGTACTCAAAATCGGAGACAGGACAGAAGCTGAAGATATGACGCAGCAGGTTTTCTTAAAGGCACTCAAGTTTTTGCCTTCTTACAAACGGAGAAATGTGCCTTTCTCGGCTTGGCTTTATCGTATCGCGCACAATCAGGTGGTAGATTATTACCGGAAATCAAGCCGGCAGAAGTCCTGCGAACTAACCGAAGCTATAACCCCGGACGATCCGAATGAAAATCCTCAGCAGCAAACCGAACTGAAGGTTGACATAGAGCATCTTGTGAAGGCTACCCGCAAACTGACCAAGGCACAGCAGGAGGTAATCGCCCTGCGCTTCTCAAGCGACCTTCCGGTGGCCGAGGTGGCCAGACTGATGGGCAAGAGCGAGGGTGCGGTTAAAGCCTTGCAACACAGTGCCGTGGCAGCCCTGAGAAAAATATTGGTGGTAACTGAAGACTATGACTGA
- a CDS encoding DNA-binding protein, producing the protein MADQNSQIEPMLTTSEVARILNVHINTVRRWSNQGALKSYRIGSRGDRRFRKDDVGAFFNDEGKLKKEIVV; encoded by the coding sequence ATGGCAGACCAGAACAGTCAAATCGAGCCCATGCTTACAACTAGCGAGGTTGCCCGAATTTTGAACGTACACATAAATACGGTGAGGCGCTGGAGTAACCAGGGCGCTCTGAAATCCTACCGTATAGGTTCGAGAGGGGACCGTCGTTTCCGCAAGGATGACGTTGGCGCCTTTTTTAACGACGAAGGGAAGTTAAAGAAAGAAATTGTAGTCTGA
- a CDS encoding DNA-binding response regulator: MVIDEQSFFRAGVRQALLQEKDFEIFEGDPKNDILAAIDANLPDIVLLGSDLANQSGLELGSRIARNFPNTRVVILSPNPNDEEMFDAIRSSAVACLAKNATPDELIGIVKRASHGEYPINESLMSRPSVARHVLHEFQDMASLGDNIVAPLTQRERQILTYIADGNTNKQIANILNISEQTIKNHVSAILRKLNANDRAHAVVLAIRRGLIRLNESK, translated from the coding sequence ATGGTGATCGATGAGCAGTCATTTTTTCGCGCTGGCGTGCGACAGGCTTTGCTCCAGGAAAAGGATTTCGAAATCTTTGAAGGCGATCCGAAGAACGATATTCTGGCAGCCATAGACGCCAATCTTCCTGACATTGTTTTACTGGGTTCCGATCTGGCCAACCAGAGCGGACTCGAACTCGGCAGCCGCATAGCCCGCAATTTCCCCAACACGCGCGTTGTCATTCTGAGTCCCAATCCCAATGATGAGGAAATGTTTGATGCCATTCGCAGTTCGGCGGTAGCCTGCCTGGCTAAAAACGCCACGCCAGATGAACTGATTGGTATCGTAAAAAGGGCTTCTCATGGCGAATACCCTATCAACGAAAGCTTGATGAGTAGGCCATCGGTTGCTCGGCACGTTTTGCATGAATTTCAGGATATGGCCTCTCTCGGCGACAATATTGTAGCTCCGCTGACTCAGCGCGAACGGCAAATATTGACATACATCGCCGACGGCAACACTAACAAGCAGATTGCCAATATACTTAACATAAGCGAACAGACCATTAAAAACCACGTTAGTGCCATTTTGCGCAAGCTTAACGCCAATGACCGCGCCCATGCCGTGGTGCTTGCCATACGGCGCGGCCTGATCCGTCTCAACGAAAGTAAATAG
- a CDS encoding type II/IV secretion system protein has protein sequence MVSKVIASDARQPLEIRLKSYLETQGYQVLLDAKRTGKSGIEHSFDMLAQSDDGFTLRTMAIALMVDGSRESVAGAIFDFANKAYDTGIKDRVIVAKPALDSESCQLAEKQRIKVVEEGKIESFLTTLPPKPAQTKSFRFENKAQLMDSLVKLGYRIEENTKIVGRFGVEYTFDILAYASSFRISHRLAIDIMGGEREIGIERVAFFDAKAFDTGIDDKAIALLNSALSTQARQFVEHHGIKVLELGKTPPTSVPMAEKAVEPAKKMVGSDVHKQLRQASQPEAIQLVPEIMARRYNAIPISVSGNTMMVAMADPTDILALEAFAVQSHKRIKPVVATSKEIREAIDSSYKGYGEIEKQISIIPTSQGTFDDKQMLEVASNTPLVQALKLIIDEAVKARASDIHIEPQEKRLRIRYRIDGTLQDMMSLPMDIQLPLISRLKILAGLNIADHFHAQDGQFSTESKQRMIDVRVATSPTVHGEMAVLRLLDKSTATRGLAELGFLPESLEKYEKMLKVPYGMLLVSGPTGAGKTTTLYASLNSLDTLGRNVITVEDPAEYRFEDINQIQVNNQAGITFASGLRSILRLDPDVILVGEIRDAETANIAVQAALTGHLMLSSIHANDTIGVLYRLIDLGVEPFLIASGVIGILAQRMVRRICPDCQQSIEAPLPEQLAYEKEMKEKRTKFLYATGCKTCAYTGYLGRTGIFEILAMTDKLRRMIISGVSTADIKEEAVKEGLITMMHDGMLKVQMGLTTPTEIIRTTYSVE, from the coding sequence ATGGTAAGTAAAGTTATTGCCTCTGATGCCAGACAACCGCTTGAAATCCGGCTTAAGTCCTATCTTGAGACGCAGGGCTATCAGGTACTGCTGGATGCCAAGCGCACCGGTAAGTCTGGAATCGAGCACAGTTTTGATATGCTGGCGCAGAGCGATGACGGCTTTACACTGCGTACCATGGCTATCGCGCTCATGGTAGATGGAAGCAGGGAATCGGTTGCCGGTGCTATTTTTGATTTCGCCAACAAGGCTTACGACACGGGTATCAAGGACAGGGTTATCGTTGCCAAGCCTGCTCTAGACAGCGAAAGCTGTCAGCTGGCTGAGAAGCAGCGTATCAAGGTCGTCGAAGAGGGTAAAATCGAGTCTTTTCTGACAACCCTTCCACCAAAACCCGCCCAAACCAAGTCGTTCCGTTTTGAGAACAAGGCACAACTGATGGATAGCCTGGTGAAACTGGGTTATCGTATCGAGGAAAATACCAAGATCGTGGGACGTTTCGGAGTAGAGTATACTTTCGACATTTTGGCTTATGCTTCCAGCTTCCGCATCTCTCACCGTCTGGCAATCGACATCATGGGAGGAGAAAGGGAAATCGGGATTGAGCGAGTGGCCTTTTTCGATGCAAAAGCTTTCGATACAGGCATAGATGATAAGGCCATCGCCCTACTTAATTCCGCACTCAGCACACAAGCAAGACAGTTCGTAGAACACCATGGCATTAAAGTGCTGGAGCTGGGTAAAACACCACCCACCAGTGTGCCTATGGCCGAAAAAGCAGTTGAGCCGGCGAAGAAAATGGTTGGTTCGGATGTTCACAAGCAACTTCGACAGGCATCCCAGCCAGAAGCTATACAGTTGGTTCCGGAGATTATGGCCCGCCGTTACAATGCCATCCCCATAAGCGTGAGCGGAAACACCATGATGGTAGCCATGGCTGACCCCACTGATATCTTGGCGCTGGAAGCTTTTGCGGTACAGAGCCACAAGAGGATAAAGCCAGTAGTCGCTACATCCAAGGAAATCCGAGAGGCCATCGATTCCAGCTATAAGGGCTACGGCGAAATCGAAAAACAAATATCCATTATCCCGACTTCGCAGGGGACCTTTGATGACAAACAGATGCTGGAAGTTGCATCCAATACCCCTCTGGTACAGGCGTTGAAACTGATCATAGATGAAGCCGTAAAGGCCAGGGCTTCAGATATACACATAGAACCGCAAGAGAAAAGGTTGCGAATCAGATACCGAATCGATGGCACACTGCAGGATATGATGTCGCTGCCCATGGATATCCAGCTGCCACTAATATCCCGGCTTAAGATTTTGGCAGGATTGAATATAGCTGATCATTTCCATGCACAGGACGGACAATTTTCTACCGAGTCTAAACAAAGGATGATCGACGTGCGCGTAGCCACGTCACCAACTGTACACGGGGAGATGGCTGTACTGCGCCTTCTGGACAAGTCGACGGCAACCCGCGGACTGGCCGAACTCGGTTTTTTGCCTGAGAGTCTGGAAAAATATGAAAAAATGCTGAAAGTGCCTTATGGAATGTTGCTGGTTAGCGGCCCTACCGGTGCCGGCAAAACGACCACACTGTACGCATCGCTCAATTCACTGGATACGCTGGGTCGCAACGTTATAACGGTGGAAGACCCCGCCGAGTACCGCTTTGAAGACATCAACCAGATACAGGTAAATAACCAGGCTGGAATTACCTTCGCCAGCGGCCTGCGTTCCATACTGCGTCTAGACCCCGATGTAATATTGGTGGGCGAGATACGCGACGCTGAGACTGCGAATATCGCCGTTCAAGCAGCACTAACCGGACACCTCATGCTGTCGTCAATCCATGCTAATGACACTATCGGCGTTTTATACAGATTGATTGACCTGGGAGTTGAGCCGTTCCTGATAGCCTCTGGCGTAATTGGCATTTTGGCACAGCGTATGGTGCGGCGAATCTGTCCGGACTGCCAGCAGTCAATCGAAGCGCCACTGCCAGAGCAACTGGCATATGAAAAAGAGATGAAGGAAAAGAGGACCAAGTTTCTTTATGCCACAGGATGCAAAACTTGTGCATATACGGGCTACCTCGGGCGCACAGGCATTTTCGAGATTCTGGCGATGACGGACAAGCTGAGGCGCATGATTATAAGTGGGGTCAGTACAGCCGACATCAAGGAAGAAGCGGTCAAAGAAGGCCTGATTACCATGATGCACGACGGGATGCTGAAGGTGCAGATGGGGCTGACCACTCCTACGGAGATAATACGCACGACTTATTCCGTTGAATAG
- a CDS encoding type II secretion system F family protein, which yields MEFSYVAYNKERKLVKGKLSASNDGAAGNLLESSGYRVLSLKAQSGLLNSEKLNMTLGNVNPKEIIMFSRQMALLLDSGTDIVVSLELLQTQVANKELKKKLGEVAADIRGGSSLSNAMRKHPRVFPALYWRAISAGEKSGNMELVMRQMADYMEKRMITEKKIRGALSYPIFVVITAVGVVAVLVNFVMPSFSSLYGAFGAKLPTLPRLMMDGSAWLKSNSLFILIGFVSLGVSMYALAKTPRGKYQLDKTMLRMPIIGRITNLNELSRLCRTMALLFKVGLSLPDIMALSVQNTGNKIVAKSVAGVQQDLIRGEGLSKPMAKRSFFLPLMVQMVAVGEETGNLDNTLATVAETYEVEADDRTAAAVGLITPIMTIVIGGMIALIAVTMVSAMYGLYGQIG from the coding sequence ATGGAATTTAGCTACGTTGCATATAATAAGGAACGCAAGCTGGTCAAAGGCAAGCTGAGCGCCAGCAATGACGGCGCGGCTGGCAACTTACTTGAGTCGAGCGGTTACAGGGTACTCAGCCTTAAAGCTCAATCGGGCTTATTGAATTCAGAAAAACTCAACATGACTTTGGGGAACGTAAATCCCAAAGAGATAATAATGTTTTCACGGCAAATGGCACTGCTGCTAGATTCCGGCACCGATATCGTAGTATCGCTAGAACTGTTGCAGACGCAGGTGGCCAATAAAGAACTTAAAAAGAAATTGGGCGAGGTGGCGGCGGATATCCGCGGTGGGTCGTCCCTTTCCAATGCCATGCGCAAACATCCGCGCGTATTTCCGGCTCTTTACTGGCGGGCCATTTCCGCCGGTGAAAAGAGCGGCAATATGGAGCTCGTAATGCGCCAGATGGCGGATTACATGGAAAAACGCATGATCACAGAGAAAAAGATCCGCGGCGCGCTGAGCTATCCCATATTCGTGGTGATCACGGCCGTCGGCGTGGTGGCGGTGTTGGTTAACTTTGTTATGCCTTCATTTTCGTCTCTGTATGGGGCCTTCGGCGCAAAACTGCCTACTCTGCCGCGCTTGATGATGGATGGTTCCGCATGGCTTAAAAGTAATAGTCTTTTTATATTAATCGGATTTGTTTCGTTAGGGGTCTCGATGTACGCACTAGCCAAAACCCCCAGGGGAAAATATCAACTGGACAAAACAATGCTGCGCATGCCAATCATAGGAAGAATCACCAATTTGAATGAATTGTCACGCCTGTGCCGAACCATGGCGTTACTTTTCAAAGTAGGTTTATCCCTTCCAGACATTATGGCTCTTTCGGTACAGAATACAGGTAACAAAATTGTGGCCAAATCCGTGGCTGGAGTACAGCAAGACCTTATCCGGGGAGAAGGGCTTTCGAAACCTATGGCAAAGAGGTCGTTTTTCCTGCCGCTGATGGTCCAGATGGTGGCGGTTGGTGAAGAAACGGGCAATCTGGATAACACACTTGCAACGGTAGCCGAGACCTACGAAGTGGAAGCCGATGACCGGACCGCTGCCGCTGTAGGCCTAATTACACCTATTATGACCATAGTTATAGGCGGTATGATAGCCCTTATTGCCGTGACCATGGTATCAGCCATGTATGGCCTATATGGGCAAATTGGGTAA
- a CDS encoding prepilin-type N-terminal cleavage/methylation domain-containing protein, whose product MHIRPDDYIQRGRRHRCRRNSTDCFAVRHTADYCDSHTQCGGKTVDVRQLYLDGLLENPVKFDRLHGITGGERGFTLIELIIGVAIIGIILPVIGTAFVQTLKITAASNNSIQAIRYAQNAGVWIVRDGQQAQTVTADDPATPDVTEVMTLVWDYSAYGLGSHTVRYALIGTDLTRSDNSGAPVVIAMGIKESSDFVLQGITEPSGAVYYKASITSTIGGFQPRSSSSAFYFKPRLS is encoded by the coding sequence ATACACATCCGTCCCGACGATTACATTCAGCGGGGGCGGAGGCACCGGTGCCGCCGCAATAGCACAGATTGCTTTGCCGTTAGACATACAGCAGATTATTGTGACAGTCACACGCAGTGTGGCGGAAAAACCGTGGATGTACGTCAATTATACCTTGACGGATTACTGGAGAACCCCGTGAAGTTCGATCGGTTGCATGGAATAACCGGCGGCGAGAGAGGCTTTACCCTGATAGAACTCATCATAGGCGTAGCTATTATAGGGATTATTTTACCGGTTATCGGGACTGCATTTGTTCAGACTTTGAAAATCACAGCTGCAAGCAACAACAGTATTCAAGCCATCCGGTACGCGCAGAATGCCGGCGTATGGATTGTCCGCGATGGGCAGCAGGCGCAAACAGTAACGGCTGACGACCCGGCAACCCCGGATGTGACCGAAGTTATGACTCTGGTCTGGGATTACAGCGCGTACGGTCTGGGAAGCCATACAGTCCGTTACGCTTTAATCGGAACCGATTTAACGCGTTCGGACAATAGTGGAGCTCCCGTAGTGATAGCCATGGGAATCAAGGAGAGCAGCGATTTTGTTTTGCAAGGGATTACAGAACCCAGCGGCGCGGTGTATTACAAGGCAAGCATTACATCTACCATCGGCGGCTTTCAGCCGAGAAGCTCATCCTCGGCTTTCTATTTCAAGCCAAGGCTGAGCTAG
- a CDS encoding pilus assembly protein PilZ, with the protein MKRLGILHQQKGQVLIILLILLAVGGLIVPATLAAGASGFKVQGKVEQRTDELYAADTGIQSALWWLKTTPYSNLPTDTSSYIEFPPSGVLSFNGQKVFAFVQYIDTVNGLQGYRITSLAGPDVIHDTSLANQPVAYSKIITYVNASSCDLTGIMNQVITSQNGYTVQGGQGSVSPSDGDHAAKSNYTGSWPTADQLYQFYWQQVMNTTPYSSNSVAVQNTPNLGPFYRNGTLDIENSGAAGATLTLTGPLFINGDTTIGMTGQNFNLNLNGQAIYVNSNTVGLPYALRIGTKATISGSGAIIAIGDIEFKPSIASGPGDYLFLMSVTGMTYLQPGGDFYGTVAGSTTVYNQNGSLTWVDPTGTSLNVPGVGSGTFWGIKTWDIALQ; encoded by the coding sequence GTGAAAAGGTTAGGAATACTGCACCAACAAAAAGGCCAGGTGCTTATCATTCTTTTGATTCTACTGGCCGTAGGCGGATTGATTGTTCCAGCCACTTTGGCTGCTGGCGCTAGCGGCTTCAAAGTCCAGGGAAAGGTTGAGCAAAGAACGGATGAGCTTTATGCCGCCGACACAGGCATTCAAAGCGCATTATGGTGGTTGAAGACTACGCCGTATTCCAATTTGCCTACTGACACGTCATCGTACATTGAATTCCCTCCATCAGGAGTTTTATCCTTTAATGGCCAAAAAGTATTCGCTTTTGTTCAGTATATAGATACGGTTAATGGACTGCAAGGATACAGAATCACGTCTCTAGCGGGGCCAGACGTAATTCACGACACCAGTCTGGCTAATCAACCCGTAGCCTATTCCAAAATAATTACTTACGTTAACGCTTCTTCATGTGACTTGACAGGCATTATGAATCAGGTCATCACAAGCCAGAATGGTTATACCGTTCAGGGTGGGCAAGGTTCGGTAAGTCCCTCGGACGGTGACCATGCGGCCAAGTCCAACTACACCGGTTCGTGGCCCACGGCTGACCAGTTATATCAATTCTACTGGCAGCAGGTGATGAACACCACCCCTTATAGCAGTAATTCGGTTGCCGTGCAGAACACTCCTAATTTAGGCCCTTTTTACCGCAACGGGACACTGGATATAGAAAACAGCGGCGCTGCCGGCGCCACACTGACGTTGACCGGCCCTCTTTTTATCAACGGGGATACGACAATAGGCATGACCGGCCAAAACTTCAATCTGAACCTGAATGGGCAAGCCATATATGTCAACAGTAATACCGTCGGCCTGCCATATGCCCTGCGAATAGGCACAAAAGCCACCATAAGTGGTAGCGGCGCCATTATTGCTATCGGCGACATTGAATTTAAACCGAGCATCGCGTCGGGGCCCGGTGACTATCTATTCTTAATGTCAGTCACTGGCATGACTTACCTGCAACCAGGCGGTGATTTCTATGGAACGGTAGCCGGTAGTACAACTGTTTATAACCAGAACGGTAGTTTAACATGGGTTGACCCAACCGGCACAAGTTTAAATGTGCCGGGTGTTGGCAGCGGTACTTTTTGGGGTATAAAAACATGGGACATCGCATTGCAGTAA